The DNA segment CCTCgtcacctcccaccccgacaGCCTCAAGTTGTTAGAGCTAGACatcgcctcccccctcccccacctccaatcCATCGCCGCCCAAGCCTGGGACCTCTTCCCAGGCGGCATCGACGTCCTATTCAACAACGCAGGCATGTCAGCCATAAAACCCTTTGAAGAGGCCTCGTACGTTCCCTTTTACCCCCTTTCCCGTTTCCCAACCCCCCGCTAACCCCAGACATCAGCGAAGAATACATCTCCCAAATCTACACTGTCAACCTCTTCGGCCCCATGCGCCTCACCCAAGCATTTCTACCTCTCTTCCGGAACAACCGTAAGGGCGTAACAATagccttcacctcctcctcatcaacctacacccccctccccttcatgTCCCACTACTCCGCCTCCAAatccgccctctccaccacaatcacctccctcgcgaAGGaactcctccccttccacatCTCCGTCCTGGCCTTCGAATGCGGTGGCACAGTCACCAACCTTGGCCAACCGCGCCaatcatccccctcccccccccccccctcctccctcttatcaccaccaccaccacaagaaaCACCCTACGCCCAAGGAATAACCTCCCTGATAACCATGTTCACCCGTGATCCGCCAGCTTACATGCCCGGGTCCCCGTCCAAAATGGCAAAAATCATGGTCTCAGTCATCAACAAGATCCAAAAGGGCGAAAAAGTACCCGTCAGGTTGGTCCTGGGGAGCGATGCCTGGGAGAGCGTGAACCAAAACCTGGACGAGACGCAGCAAGTCCTGCAGGAGTGGAAACACGTCAGCTGGGGGACCGATCGGGACGGGGTTAAGGGGGGCGCGGAGGGGGATTACCTTCGTGCTGTTAGTATCTTGTGAGAGCGATGATGGTTTCGTCGTAAGGGATAGAGGTGTTTGGTTCTAAGTCGTTGATGAGCAGAATATACAACAAGTCGATCATGTAACACACCACAATAACACAACCCTTTCACCCATCTCTATAGAATCTTTCATGTTAAATAGGGGCAAATACACACAGCAGTAGTTTATTCGTAACCAAAGAAAAAGTTCAGCCCCACGTCAAAGTCCCAAAACTCCAACCCATGAATACCTCAAGTCTCTTGTCGCGCAACAcacaaagagagagagatcttGAAACTTAGTAGCAGCCCAGcacccaaccccttcaccaaaAATGAGGATACTGAGAATAAAAAATAGTAATAAAAACAAAGGCAAGAATTTCCACGCGCGGGCAACACATATTCTTCCGTTTTGCCCAGGtatccccaccatccgcaACGCGCTGTTGtcccgaaaaaaaaaagaaagaaagaaagcaagAGCATAGTTCCACAAAGATGAAGAGTTGATACAAATATTTTCCACCTAgcaccaaccaaccaccagcctACTCCCTGCTCGCCTTGCCAGCCACCGTCGCAATAAAGCTTTGGTACTGCGCATCTTCGTCGGCTGCCTCCACACCATTatacaccaaccccctcgacCGTGAGGCCAGCTCCTGCATTTCCACCTTGGGGTGCTTGCCGCTACCCCTAGACCGTGAACTCAGCTCAGTCATCTCGATCTTGGGCGGGTTGGTGGCCCACAAAACCTGCGGGGCAGACGGGGTTTGGTGTGCCGGcttcttttccctttcttccaTCTCGGcttccttgttcttggcggCCCCGTTGGTTATTCCGCCCATCTCGGTATCTTCTGTCTCTGTGCCGTCGCGCCTCGGCAGCCGCATGGCCAGCAGAACATACTCtgacctcgtcatcgtctccaTTATCCCCTCCATATAGCGCCGAACCTCTTCCTGAGGAGCCACAACTCGAAAGAGATTCTCGAGGTGGCGGCCGCTGGGGGCAAAGAGCCTCACGGTGAGGGGCTCGTAATAATCTTGGTCGGGGTCCGCCTGCGGATACTCTGACTTGCTGCCCCGGCGGACTACCAGGAAAGACGCCACAACTTGCTGACCCGCTCCGGGAGACATTGGCATCTGTTCCAGAATGCTAAATTTCGGAAACATGTATCGATCACCATTGCCACCAGCAAACTCAAAAAGGACAGCCGAATAATCTGGCttgggaggcgggggtggtcCTTTGGATCGAAGGGCTTGCTGTGGCTGAGGCGCCGTTTGTGGGACTGGTGTAGAGGAGGCCGAATTGTTGCCACTGCCATTCACTCCGTTGGTGTGCTTGGCTACTGTAGGTGTCGTTGCCGACGCTGGCGTCTTCGGGGGGTgggcttccttctccttcaacgcCGTCCGCAGCTGATCAATTATCAGCTTCAGGTCAGTAGCGTCTGAGAACTGGGTCTTGTTTTCCGATACACGTCGGACCATTTCCCTCGTCTTAATGTCATCCAGGGCCTTTTTGACCAAGGCCACAATGAGCGGATCGCACCCATTTGGCGCTCTCAAATCTGCAGATGTTTGCTTGGCATTAGAGGTCAAGACAATATCCAGGATGGCCTTGACTTCATCCGCAAAGTACTTCACTGTACGGCCGTCTACCAGTAGCCTTTCAGCTGAAGGCCCAGCGGTGCTACCGCTGCGCTTATTCTCCGCTGTGATGGCATCAATGATGGCCTGGAATCGGGCAAGCTCTTGTTTGGCAGCTTCGCCATTGGCGACACGCTTCATTAGATCTCGCAGCTCGGCATCAGTCCCTGCTCTAGAGGCCAGCATCAAGATGATCGGATCTGTTCCCGGCGCCGGTTTTCCTTGCGCAGGTGTCCCTGGGGCTGCCGGAGCACCATTCATCGGAGGTTTAGCCAGCGCGGGGCTTTGCCCGGCAGGGAAAGCCGCAGCGCCTGCGCCCGCCACCATGGTGGGATTGGGCGAAGGTGGAAGTCGTGGCGGCTGGGTGCCAAACGGTGCCGTAATATGTGGCCTCGCTGGTGGTTGCGGGGTGACTGTTCCTGGAGACAGGACTGATTCCATGCCTCGTGGAGAGGCAACTGGTCTAGGCAGAGCTGCAGGTATGGTGGGCGTCATGCGCGATACTTCTGGAGCCGGCGGTTGATTGGGAGTTGGCGGCTGACCCGGTCCTTGCAAATTTGCCCCAGCTGGCTGCGTCGCCGGAAGAGTGGGAGTCTGGGTCGGTGTCTGGGTTTGCGGTCGCGCCTGACTTGGTGCTTTCGTCTGTGTCTGAGCTTGACTTGGAGGTTGAGTCGCTGGCGCTGGAGCAGGAGACGGCGGCTCGGCAGATTGTGTCACTTTTGGGGTAGCCGGTGGGGGCATGACCCCATTCGGGGGACCATATTGCAGAACTGGTCGCTGGGTAAtcggtggaggcggaggcggttTCGGGTCCTTGACAGCATACATGGTTGCCTCGAAACTGTGCGGCTCCACGATAATGGTCACATTTCCCAGCTTCACCATGCTGTCCTTTGGCGGGTTGTTCGGTTCCTCAATGATTtgtcccttcttcttgaccggTTTGGACCAATACTTTGGGAATATGGCTTCCGACATCCATTGCTGCCGTGATCGTGCGAGAGACTCGGAAAGGACACCACTGGAAAGAATATGTCAGCATTTCGCCCTGCCACAGCATGACAAGCCAAGGGAGCGCACCTTTCTGTCACCGACTGATAATCCTTATTTGAGAGATCGTTTGGTTGTGGCGAGTCAACAATTGGCAGGGGCTTGCCAGCACTGATCGATTTCGGTAACGGCGTTGGAACCTCTTCAACCGGGGCGGGTTCTGGTTGTGGAGCCGGGGCAGGTGTCGGCGTCGCAGATTTGGAGACGGACTTTGGTGTCGAATCGGTATGCCTCCGTTTGGCAGCCTGCTCAACCCGGGCGGCAGCGCGTGCTGGaagcttcctcttcttctccatctcgcAAACTATTCAAGCCCGACGTGTAGAGTTGGTAAGTAGCTCGTCATAAGCACATCGGGATCGATCGAGATGTCGAGCTGGAGCGTCGATGGCGAGCAAGCAATtcgatgttgatggcgggAGGGAGATTATCTAGACGGATGAGGTtaattaaaaaaaaaaaaaagaaccccCAACGAAGCAAAGAAGAGCGCGCGAGTGCGCGTGGGCAATTGAAGGGTGATCAGTCCCAAGACGTGCTGCTGATGGCAGAATGCagctggaaaagaagggaCCGAGACCGTGACGAAGGCACCAGCAgttccaacccccaaaagaaAATGGGTCCAACTGGGATTTGGGAAGCAGCACCTTAGCAAGCATCGGCAAAAGCTGGGGGATGGATGCTGCTCGATTTATCAAGCACGCATTTTCTGTGCGCTAAACTATATCTGGACCCATCTCCTGCCGTCTGATTGGCCCTAGCTAATCACAAGCCATGAATGCGCCGCTGTAATTAATTGGGGATGCAGGATTGCTCCCCAAGCACCTCACCTCACAAATGGTTCTCTTCTTCTTACTCCTGCTGTATCTTGAGGTTTGGTAAATTGCAGCAGAGTAATCCATCTCTTGCATATCCCAACATGTGTCCCATCACAATGCGCTCCGTGTTTTCCAGAGCAAAGTCctgctgatgatgagttgTTGGACAGTGCGGCTAACCGGGATATCTGGTGGGGATCAACTAAGCCGCATGATCACAGTTACCGCCACTAACAGAGTGTCACGTATTTCATGCAGTGTTCTAATAGCACCACTATCAGCTCACAAGGTCAACTGCATGTCCCTGTCCAAGCTCAGCAGTGCAACCAGCCACACACATCTGACGACGTAACACGGGCCGTTTCCAAGCTTCAAGCCACCATCTTATAAGTCAGCAAAGGCGTTTTTCAGGGGCGTTGGCATGCTCATACTTGTTTCGTTTTGATTCATTGCAAAAACATCCTCCTATATAGATGGACATCTTCTCATGTCCCTGAAACGACTCACTCAGGCTGCTTTATCCCGGAGCTCTGCATCAAGGATGCTGGACCCGGCTGCTATCTCCGGCCTCTTCGTGGGGCTTGTTCTCGGTGTTCCTGTTGCCGTATATGCTCTGTTTCTTGGGTTGAGCTCGATATCATTCTTTCAGCGCCAGTATGACTTGACATCTTTCATCTCTTACAGCTTACTGTTCTTTAAAAAGCTGACTGCAATGCACGTCCCAGGTTCTTATATGCCCACAAGATCCACAGCCTGTGGTGGCCAGGCGCTCGAAAGAGAACCAACCAGCCCCAACGATACGGCTTCGCAAGTCAGTCTCCTGCCCACTTTCTCATGAACCTCATCACACTGACCATCCCCCAGAAAACCAagcaacccccttcctcctcggcaccccTGACAACGAGTCCCTCTACGCCTGGCACGTCCTCCCCCTAACCCTCTACAGCAAACATTCCCCCACCCTTATCTCGCGCCCCGACGAGGGCACATGCCACAAAGACTTCACCAAAACCCTGCAGtacgacctcctcctcaacgaccCCGACGCCAAAGTGGTCGTATCCTTCCACGGCAACGCcggccacctcctccaatcccacCGCCCCCGAGTCTACCACACCCTTTCTCTCAA comes from the Podospora pseudocomata strain CBS 415.72m chromosome 5, whole genome shotgun sequence genome and includes:
- a CDS encoding hypothetical protein (EggNog:ENOG503NY6Y; COG:S) yields the protein MEKKRKLPARAAARVEQAAKRRHTDSTPKSVSKSATPTPAPAPQPEPAPVEEVPTPLPKSISAGKPLPIVDSPQPNDLSNKDYQSVTESGVLSESLARSRQQWMSEAIFPKYWSKPVKKKGQIIEEPNNPPKDSMVKLGNVTIIVEPHSFEATMYAVKDPKPPPPPPITQRPVLQYGPPNGVMPPPATPKVTQSAEPPSPAPAPATQPPSQAQTQTKAPSQARPQTQTPTQTPTLPATQPAGANLQGPGQPPTPNQPPAPEVSRMTPTIPAALPRPVASPRGMESVLSPGTVTPQPPARPHITAPFGTQPPRLPPSPNPTMVAGAGAAAFPAGQSPALAKPPMNGAPAAPGTPAQGKPAPGTDPIILMLASRAGTDAELRDLMKRVANGEAAKQELARFQAIIDAITAENKRSGSTAGPSAERLLVDGRTVKYFADEVKAILDIVLTSNAKQTSADLRAPNGCDPLIVALVKKALDDIKTREMVRRVSENKTQFSDATDLKLIIDQLRTALKEKEAHPPKTPASATTPTVAKHTNGVNGSGNNSASSTPVPQTAPQPQQALRSKGPPPPPKPDYSAVLFEFAGGNGDRYMFPKFSILEQMPMSPGAGQQVVASFLVVRRGSKSEYPQADPDQDYYEPLTVRLFAPSGRHLENLFRVVAPQEEVRRYMEGIMETMTRSEYVLLAMRLPRRDGTETEDTEMGGITNGAAKNKEAEMEEREKKPAHQTPSAPQVLWATNPPKIEMTELSSRSRGSGKHPKVEMQELASRSRGLVYNGVEAADEDAQYQSFIATVAGKASRE
- a CDS encoding hypothetical protein (COG:Q; EggNog:ENOG503PE37) is translated as MSSPKTYLITGTTSGIGLALVQHLLSQSQNVIATGRNIVSRFPSDLVTSHPDSLKLLELDIASPLPHLQSIAAQAWDLFPGGIDVLFNNAGMSAIKPFEEASEEYISQIYTVNLFGPMRLTQAFLPLFRNNRKGVTIAFTSSSSTYTPLPFMSHYSASKSALSTTITSLAKELLPFHISVLAFECGGTVTNLGQPRQSSPSPPPPSSLLSPPPPQETPYAQGITSLITMFTRDPPAYMPGSPSKMAKIMVSVINKIQKGEKVPVRLVLGSDAWESVNQNLDETQQVLQEWKHVSWGTDRDGVKGGAEGDYLRAVSIL